Below is a window of Hypomesus transpacificus isolate Combined female unplaced genomic scaffold, fHypTra1 scaffold_504, whole genome shotgun sequence DNA.
CTCAAAAATGCCAatagaaagaaagggaaaggaGACGGTTACTCAACCTGCAAGAACGTCTGAGAGAATTTTAAAGAAGAAGACATAGAAATTAAGCAACTTTGAAAGGACCAACCCTTATACAGATGGAACTGCAGATTTTGGCCAAATTGATGACCTAGGCTACATATGCTTACTGGAGAACCCTGGTCTTGAACCTTTGCTTACAGAGCAAGCAAACGTGTCATGATTTTTGTATGTCAAATTAGTCACTCTTTAAAATGTGCAGAGCTGGAAATTTATACTTTTGCTAAGTActtgcacgtaactctgtcattattgCATTTCGTACtgctgtcaatcaatttctcaTTTCTGTTAGTTACTGGGCATCCAGTCAGAGACAAAAGTGTTGGACCTACCCTTTCAGTTAGGAGTAAATTTAATTTCCCAATTGTGGGAGCGTGTGGAAAGCAAGTCATCCTATTTGCGGGGAATTTACTTGTAcgtgggggggagtgttttaatttgggggatgtactggtattagtaggtgtgttttgcacttcagggccaccgtactgaCATCTGCTTGGAATTGTTTGCAAGCCAGAAAGCTTTTGTTTCGATTTGTAATAAACAGTCAATCTTATATGCACCCCTGCTTGTCTTTTTGTGCATAAAATTGACCTTGAATGGTAATTTTGTACTGTATGTTGCAGTTTTACACCACTTAAAATGAACATAGCCTACACTAAATAGGTAATAGTATGCAGATATTGCTCCAAATACACATAAAATGTAGATGGAGATGCAGTTTGATGATGCCCATGGTTTAATGGGAGGTCCAACAAGCTCATGTGTAATGGTCAAGTGTCCGAAAACTTTGGGACATGTCATAGATCAGTGAGGATTTGGTTGTATTTCCTCTGACAAATGTATAGAATAACAGGATCATCTAACTTTGTTTAAGTATAAATCGACACAAGGTTTTGACtacctttttttttactgtaggcctacagtcgtggccataagttttggcaatgacaaatgttgtgttttgccaaggttgctggttcaggatttgaagaaaatgttttcacatgtttctatagaatactgtaATACAATAATCGGGATAATGTATAAAACACCGGTCGCTTCGCGTCAGGGTGCTGTTCGCATTGTCGTGCTttttttcccgataatgacaacggcgttctatacattatcccgcttgttacacggctacttgccaacaaaaataacttaacacagtgtgtctttttacagtttatttgttaccattcgtagtgttgatcagcagagaaattgttcgccaaaaacgttgaacttcatagacgttgaacattctttaggcttctaATCAgttgacgtcgctaagcaacggagtacacTGGGGTTGAACatttaccggactacttgcggagtgctacgaaagacgtgaaaaATTATTGACCGCAGAACGTTTGGAAGCCCTATTCAAGTGGGCTTTTTAaatttgcatttagtcatttagcagacgctcttatccagagcgacttacagtaacagtaagttcagggacattccccgaggcaagtagggtgaagtgccttgcccaaggacacaacatcatgtggcatggcGGGAAATCAATccggcaaacttctgattaccgactccctcaccgctcagccatctgactccctgagtcagaactagttcacactttcgtATACGTTATTGTTTGACAACTAGACAATGTGTCTGGCAAGATTATATTACTAACATTAGGGTTTCAAAGCAAATGACCTTCCCACACTGTATTCATCAGAAACGAACGATCATCCaatgaaaatgtatatttagTTTAGCCCCACTTGCACTTGGGGAGTATGTGGTGGGGGCaggatatatattttgtatattacTTATTGATTTTGTGTCACACAATCAATGATTTGTATTAATGTAGGCCACCGGCATCACACTCCCGAACAGTAGGTGGCCTGGATGCACATCTTTAACGTTAGTTGCAATCTGCCATAACATCAACAAAGAAGAATATCATTTCACTTTTGCAATGGCTCTGGTGCAAACTATAGCTCTGTGGCTAGCTGTGCTATGAAAATACGAAAACATTACTTTTATTGCATCCGTAAGAATACTTTTATAATGAAGTGTATGGATAACGTATAGTCATTTTTTTGCATTACACCACAAATACAAGACAGGACTCGCTATCTTTGGTTTTAAAATGGAAGTCGTTGTTGTGAAGCTAGAAgacgacgaggaggagagaccGTGCACCGAAATTAGTCCTGAAAAGAAGGGAGACGAACAGTTTTTATCAAACACTATTCTGTCTATTAAAACACAGACTGAAGACAACAGATGTTTGGAATCAAATACCTCCGAAGATTTTAAGATTGAACATGATGTCAATTTAGGAAACattgaagagaaaaagaagataTGGAAGAGACGTTCAACTCTGGTAAAAGAAATATTCATGAGGGGCAGAAAACGCAGATTAGAAGAAACCATGAGATGCAAGAAAATAGGGATTGATCTGGATGTGGGGTCAGGATTTAAGCAGAAACTTGATTTGCAGTTACTTACGAACGGTGTATTGAAAGAAATTGTAGATTTTGCCAAAGAACTGTCGACTTACTCTCAAAAACACTACATTGCCGAAATTCTGGAGTACAATTTTGATATTGGCTTTGAAAACAGTAATCAAAGAGGTGAATTTGCATATCAAACTTTGCAGAGAGTGGTTGAACTGCAGAAATGTCACGCACAGAAGCCTTTTCTATTATATCTTCTTAATCAACCTTGGATGCTTGGCATAAAACCATATCACACGGTTCCAAAGACTTCCAGTCAGAAAGACCCTCTTAGAGATTCTGGTATCATCACCTCAGAGCATCTGGGATATGCTGAAATCAGTTTTGAAAGTGAATCTGACATGATGGCCAACCAGGACATCAAGGTGGAAACATTCTATACTGTGTCCAAGGAGACCAGGGCAAACCTCTATCCTCTGTGTCATGAAattggtctggaccttgatgtgACATATAAGGGTTGGTCTCAAGAGAAACTTGACATGGATGTtttgaccaaaggggttatgaTTGAAGTGGCTAAGTATACAAAAACACTGTGTGGGACATACAAGCAGATAGTCCTTGACATCTTGGAACACAATTTTGATCTTGATTTGCAAACTGTGGACTCTGAGCTTTTTAGAAGAATTAACTACCAAATGAATGGAGGACGTTTGAATAAAAAGAAACGTTGTCAGGCATGGAATGAAAGAGTTGTCTCATTGCAAACATTTCGGAAGAGGGATCATAAATTGCCACCAGCTGTTTCTAGAAGGCAGTCGGaacgacagaaagagagacaactATCTGCTGCTGATGGTGATGAAAAGGGAGGCAGTTACTCAATCTGCAGGAACGTCTGAGAGAAATTTCAAAAAGCGGTAATTTTAGTGACTTCGAAAGGACTGACCAATATAACGATGAAACTGCAGATGTTGGCCTAATGGAGGACCTAGGCTACATGTGCTCACTGGAGAACCCTGGTCTTGAACCTTCACTTACAGTCTtgtctgctgctggtggtggacaCGTAAcgtctcctgcccctcccctgacATCATTTTATGACACTCACACTGCCTTTTGTGCTGAAGAAGTGAAGCTGCAAGACATAGATATGAGGCCAAGGCTTGATTACTATCCATTTTGTGAACAATCAGGCATAGACCTTGATGTACATTCTAAGTTGGAATCCAAAGAAAAACATGATTTGCAGTTTCTAACGAATGGTGTGATGTTCGAGATCCGAAAATATGTTAGAAGAAACATAAAAAAGAAGGCCTATTCATACTTTCTATATGACATTTTGGATTACAACTTTGATATGAGTTTCCACAATGAGAAGCGGTATTTCTTTACCAAACGATTAGGGTTTGATGTTAAACGACTGGCGAAAACATATTACCGTGACATGGCAAGCAATCCAAATCATGCAACTGACGTTTTTGCACTGTACTCAAAAAtgccaaaagaaagaaaaaaaaaggagacAGTTAATCAACCTGCAAGAAAGTCTGAGAGAATTTCCAAGGAGAAGACCTGTCAATTGAGCAGCTTTGAAAGGACCAACCCATATACAGATGGAACTGCAGGTGTTGGCCAAATGGATGACCTAGGCTACATGTGCTCACTGGAGAATCCTGGTCTTGAACCTTCACTTACAATCCTgtctgctgctggtggaggaCATGTATCCTCTCCTGCCGCTCCCCTGACATCATCTTATGACACTCATACTGCCTTGTGTGCTGGAAAAGTGAAACTGAAATACAATAACAATATGAGGGCAAGGTATGATTACTATCCCTTTTGTGAACAATCAGGCATAGACCTTGATGTACATTCAAAAGTGGAATCCAAAGAGAAACGTGATTTGCTGTTTCTGACGAATGGTGTGATGTTCGAGATTCATAAATATGttaatagaaaaagaaaaaagaagggCTATTTACGCTTTCTATATGACATTTTGGAGTACAACTTTGATATGAGTTTCCACAATCAGAAGTGGCCTTTTTTTACCACCCGTTTACTGTCAGATGTTAAACGACTGGCAAAAAAATATAACTATGCCGTGGTCATCAACCCAAGTCATGACACTGACGTGTTTGCACTATACTCAAAAATTCCAACagtaagaaagaaaaaggaaacagTTACTCAACCTGCAAGAACTTCTGAGAGAATTTCCAATGAGAAGACCTGTAAATTGAGCAACTTTGAAATGACCAACCCCTATACAGATGGAACTGCAGATGTTGGCCAAATGGATGACCTAGACTACATGTGCTCATTGGAGAATCCTGGTCTTGAACCGTCACTTACAATCctgtctgctgctggtggtggacatgtaacctctcctgcccctcccctgacATCATCTTATGACTCTCATACTGCCTTGTGTGCTGAAGAAGTGAAGCTGGAAGACAATAACAATATGAGGGCAAGGCTTGATAAATATCCCTTTTGTGAACAATCAGGCATCGACCTTGATGTACATTCTAAATTGGAATCCAAAGAAAAACATGATTTGCAGTTTCTGACAAATGGTGCGATGTTTGAGATCCAAAAATATGTtagaagaaacagaaaaaagaagGCCTATTCATACTTTCTACGTGACATTTTGGAGTACAACTTTGATATGAGTCTCCACAATCAGAAGTGTTATTTCTTTACCCACCGATTAATGATAGATGTTAAACGACTGGCGAAAACATATCACCGTGACGTGGCAAGCAACCCACATCATGCCACTGATGTGTTTGTACTACACTCGAAAAtgccaaaagaaagaaagaaaaaggagacgGTTAATCAACCTGCAAGAACGTCTGAGAGAATTTTCAAGAAAAAGACCTGTAAATTGAGCAACTTTGAAAGGACCAACCCCTATACAGATGGAACTGCAGATGTTGGCCAAATGGATGACCTAGGCTACATGTGCTCACTGGAGAATCCTGGTCTTGAAGCTTTGCTTACAGAGCAAGCCAATGTGTCATGATTTGTGTCCCACAACCCAAGGTGATGATGGATTTGCTACCACAGATTTCAGAATAGGTTATTAGccacttttaaaatgtttatggcCATttctacaaaaacaaacatgatacaaagtttttAGGGGATTTATTGTAACTTGATATTGAAACCTAAAGATCTGATACGGTCAGTGGCCATTGTAAGGAACTGCCCGCTGTAACTGTTGTTTGAAATAGCCAAGTAAAAACAGAGCTATATTGAAAGAAAGCATTAATGCTtaattttatgtttttattttgaatacatttaaaaataacttttcagaacctttttttcaatttttttgt
It encodes the following:
- the LOC124465447 gene encoding uncharacterized protein LOC124465447, whose protein sequence is MEDLGYMCSLENPGLEPSLTVLSAAGGGHVTSPAPPLTSFYDTHTAFCAEEVKLQDIDMRPRLDYYPFCEQSGIDLDVHSKLESKEKHDLQFLTNGVMFEIRKYVRRNIKKKAYSYFLYDILDYNFDMSFHNEKRYFFTKRLGFDVKRLAKTYYRDMASNPNHATDVFALYSKMPKERKKKETVNQPARKSERISKEKTCQLSSFERTNPYTDGTAGVGQMDDLGYMCSLENPGLEPSLTILSAAGGGHVSSPAAPLTSSYDTHTALCAGKVKLKYNNNMSVGQMDDLGYMCSLENPGLEALLTEQANVS